The Nothobranchius furzeri strain GRZ-AD chromosome 17, NfurGRZ-RIMD1, whole genome shotgun sequence nucleotide sequence gggggggggtgttgatgttttttgttctgttttaatctgaaaatcataaacatattttggaaaaaaaaaaagaaaaagaatcgtttacccccagccctagtgacCTCCGTGTTTGCCTTTCActgatctttatttatttattttttttaaatacatgccCTCTCGGTTCTTTTGTTATAATTTATGTTGTCTGTTTTAGTTGTCCTAACAAGCAGTCTAAAAAAATACTCAGTTCCACcactatttaaaaataaaaaataatttctgtatgcaaaattgatttatttttttatcactcAGTGGTACGATGTACAAGGAAAGAGGAGCAAATTAGGTttgagtgattttattttattttgcactgACTAAGactcaaatgaataaaaaaaacttgaataaTGTTGGTGAGTGACTCAAACTCAATTTAATAAATTGAACAGGGTTTTCCCCAGAAAATTTTATAAGCCACactttccgctgctgtttctcacagtatcagctgatggagggctctagtttcgttgcgccattcgtgtcagcggacacagtagggtcggggaggggggcggggcatgactcttatcctggcgggtggccaagcaaagcctagcGATCTGCCAGGcatataaagcactgggggaaaccctgatgaATCAATTTTTACCGTCACTAATCCAAACAACTAATCTAAAGTGAGCTCAAACTTTGGAATAGAAACTTGCTGGTGGATTTCGTTTTCTCACCTTTTTCACTATTGACACATTTTCATGTCTGGTAGTTTGTCCCACCCATATTGATTAAACTGTTATATTTTTCGTTGCAGAGCAAGGCTAGTGAGCCTGCACCAGTACCGGCTCCCTCTGCTGAAGCGGGGCTGGTTGGCAGAGGCACTGAAGAAGGTAAAGGCAAAAATCTAATTTGGATGTATGTCTTGCGTGAACGACCTCAAACAaaatggtttgaaataaacaaatactAATAAGCCCACATAAGAATTATTAATCTATATTCTTTAAAACATGTGTTGTACATGTAGAGGTGTAGTCTGGTTACTTTTAAAAAGACATTAAAGCAAGCAACATTTTGAGGAAAAAAGATTTCAAAGGTCCGACCACTTTCTTTAGGATGCCtcctaaagcagtggttcccaaacttatttagccgcgcacccccttctatgtcccgaccatgtcgacgcacccccccagcccccacatcagggcatggctatatatatatacatatatatatatatatatatatatttcagccATCAagttaaacagacagggttaaaaaaaatatgatcaaccttttcccccatcactttaattttttaataaggggggtgcgtgaggtgaaaagtgtaatggctgcggagctcagagaagtctgtcatatgtcaccattagcgtagccagaaactcatttgtgggtgggcctaagaaaaagtaaatgggcacaataaatgtaattgaaaacaagtatattgttgcgcgtgtgtcctccacatgtgccctagcctcATAATAAcagtgcgccgagcttcagcactctggcctgcgcacgccgatatgttccgcatttgatcttttttaacggtgttggaggaatctgaaggtggtgaatcattctggcagattggaattaacaccctgtctcatgcaggtgttctgacattgtaaacctcacacacagaacattgtggatgtaactaaataaatcaagaaatgattcccattcaggctattaacagcgagctgaagatctgaagttcagagtgcgtctgtcagaggtcagacgcattccagcggaaccacggctcacgggtgcacaagtgagcacatctgggcttggcagaagtaattttacaacattggtttaaatagcgccaataacaagacgcggtgacttgagcggctcatggagctgtgccgcgcgcgcgcgcacacacacagattcaataggcgcgcacgctgcgcaaactccggcagcttgaacgtagctgagttctttcATAAAGGGAGCCGGTGCAggaaatctgtggacagatgggAGTTAGATCCAACTCGAGGGGGAAAACAAGGAATCTGAATTGTGCGGGGGACTTACAGTCTGTAGAGGGGGGAAAGTagcttgagggaggagtggtccggtctgggctgagAGGGGATTCCTGAgactgagatccagaaggggagacgtggagggagctgagtttgctgagatccagggagcttaggtgggcagctggaggtggttctggccagggagaaGCTGAGAGACAAGCAGGTTGGAGTTCT carries:
- the LOC139063621 gene encoding uncharacterized protein isoform X1: MKTRVSRSEVYSCCHSLSLEFSLCRWACLEVNQAAADLLISQPGVFKQLRDSYTSLDDYSTWVPSKPPRHRIFELLGPFEILDVYWILDLAFYPSCSRSPDQTSTFIPDWLFSRTPTCLSLSFSLARTTSSCPPKLPGSQQTQLPPRLPFWISVSGIPSQPRPDHSSLKLLSPLYRLFPAPAPFMKELSYVQAAGVCAACAPIESVCVRARAAQLHEPLKSPRLVIGAI